The Natrinema sp. CBA1119 genome includes the window CCGTCAGGGTGCGGAGGCGGTCTCAACTCTTCCCGTCTGTGCAAACGCGGTGCTTTCAGCGATCCTTCTTGACTCACATGTTAAATCAAAAAATAGTTAGATATATCCTACTGGTAATTCACTATTCGATATATGAGTGTCCACCAATGGCGAGAGGACTGCTCTCCCCACCTCTCCGGACCTGACAACCAGACTCCTCGTCGCACAGTCCAGCGACTAACAATGCTCTTCGTGACGGTGACACTACTGCTGGCCGTGTTAGCACTCGTCGGTTCCGGCCTTGGAATTGCCGCCGACGGGAGTGATACTGCGTCACTAAACGAGACGAACACGAGCGAGCGGAATGTGTCTGACCACGTCGTCTCACCAGGCGCCACAACGTCTGTAACTGTCTCTTTCAAGTTCCAGGAAGCTCGCCAAGTGACGCTTGTTGAAACGTTTACTCCGGAATTCGGGAATGTGACCATTGTCGATACTGGTGGCGCCACCCTTTCTGGGGTGAACAATGCCAACGATGAACTATTCGTTGACTGGGGCGAGGTCAAGACAGCGACCGTCACATACGAAGTCACAGTGCCAGACGATGCAGCAGATGGTGATACCTTCACTCTCAACAGTGGCAAGATGAGCGATGTGACGATCGAGCCAGCAGTGATCGAGGTCGACACGGACCCGGCATTCTTCGACGTGGCAGAGTTAACGCCTGGTGAGACGAGCATTGACTCTGGTGACTCGGTTAATGTATCAGCTACAGTGACAAACACTGGAGGGACAACAGACACGCAGGCTGTCAACCTAACGCTCGATGGGGAGGTTGTTGCGTCCCAGTCGGTCACGCTCGAGCCAGGCGAGACGCAGTCAGTCACGTTCATGGCCGCACTGGGGGACCGTGATGCCGGCAGCTATGAGTATGCTGTTGCCTCAGCGGATGAGGCAGCTACGGTAACGCTCACTGTTGGCAACCCCACTGCTGACCTTGACCGAACGATCAGCGAGTCGACGCTCACTCCTGGCGCAACCACAACAGTGACTGTCGACGTGACGCAGAACACGTCGTCTGGATTGTTCCTTGCCGAATCCTTCACACCAGCGTTTGCTGATGTGACCATTGTTGATGACGGTGGTGCCGACTTCAAGGGCGTGAACAATGCCAACGATGAAGTATTTGCTGACTGGGGTGACGTCAAGTCAACGACCCTCACATATAAAGTGACGATCCCGAAGGATGCGACGGCCGGTGATGAATACACCATCCAAAGCGCATCTTCAAGCGACTACGCTCTCGGGACCGATACCATCACCATTAGTGATGCTGAGCCTGCGAGTTTCGCTGTTGAAGCGTTCGATGCCCCAGGCAGTGTGCCCCAAGAAGAGAACATCACGGTGAATGCCACAGTCACGAACGTTGGTGGCATGAATGGAACGGAAACCGTCGAATACCGACTTGGCGGTGATGTCGTTGCGACTGAGACGGTCACGCTCGCCCCGAATGAGACAGTGACCGTCACCTTCGAAGCAGCGGCAACAACCGACCGGCCAGGGGCTGTTACCCATGGAGTCTGGATCGCCGAGGAGAGTCATACACAGACACTCACTGTGAAGCACAGCCGTGCAACGTATGCCGGCGA containing:
- a CDS encoding CARDB domain-containing protein, giving the protein MLFVTVTLLLAVLALVGSGLGIAADGSDTASLNETNTSERNVSDHVVSPGATTSVTVSFKFQEARQVTLVETFTPEFGNVTIVDTGGATLSGVNNANDELFVDWGEVKTATVTYEVTVPDDAADGDTFTLNSGKMSDVTIEPAVIEVDTDPAFFDVAELTPGETSIDSGDSVNVSATVTNTGGTTDTQAVNLTLDGEVVASQSVTLEPGETQSVTFMAALGDRDAGSYEYAVASADEAATVTLTVGNPTADLDRTISESTLTPGATTTVTVDVTQNTSSGLFLAESFTPAFADVTIVDDGGADFKGVNNANDEVFADWGDVKSTTLTYKVTIPKDATAGDEYTIQSASSSDYALGTDTITISDAEPASFAVEAFDAPGSVPQEENITVNATVTNVGGMNGTETVEYRLGGDVVATETVTLAPNETVTVTFEAAATTDRPGAVTHGVWIAEESHTQTLTVKHSRATYAGDNGEIGLRGVSNASTDWNDGHIDLSLLRDIIGHWRTDTPVR